TCCAGATTCACTCGTAAAAGTTTAATAATTTCTCTCTTTCAGATAGTTATCCAGTTCTTCTTTGGTCATCGGAAGTTTGCCAGGATAGTTATTCAACCAGTCCAAAAAGTCTTTCTTGATTTCTTCTGTCCATTGGCTGTCGATTTGTCCTGCAAGGTATTTTCCTTCCCGAAGTCTCTGATGACCAAACTCATCTCTCAGGCCAGTAACTTCAGAAGTCAATACCAAGTCCTCCACCAAATAGGCTGGAATGAATATCACTCCATACTTTTTAGCCAACACCACATCTCCAGGAAGTACAGTTGCACGACCGATTCTGATTGGAGCATTAATGGAGGTCAACATCATTTGTTGAATGTAAGATGGATCTTGTCCTTTCATCCAGGCATTAAATCCCTCAATTTCTGATAGACCTTCCTGATCTCGAACTGAGCCATTGAAAACTACTCCTCTTTGGGATTTTGCATAAATGGCATTCCCTAAATTATCTCCTATCAGTGTGCCATCAGCGATTTTTCCATAGCCATCTGCTACATAAACATCCCCGTTGGTGAGAATATCAATCGGCCAAGAATTGGTCCCTCCTTTTGGAGATCTCCCTTCTTTTTCGACTCCTTGATCCTTCACTTGTTTTTCTAAATCGGGTCTTAATGGCATGTATTGGGCGGTAACTACCCTACCAGTCATCGCTTCATCTGGAAGCATTATTTGCCAATCACCTTCGTATTGATTCTGATATCCTTTATTTCGTAAAACTCCCCAAGCTTCTTCTATGGAGATGTTTTTTAGTCGCTCTAGTATGGAATCAGAAACTTTTGGTCTTCCATCAGGAAATCTCTCTCCAGTCCATTGGGAAGTCAACGCTTTGATATACTCTGGTGAGGCCCCCACATTCTGGGCTTCTACGTTCACAGAGTGAATCATCATAATGGCAGAAAGTGCAAAGGCATAAATAAAGCCTTTTTGTAAAAATTTACTAGTCATGGGTCATGAAGGGTTTTAAGGTTAATTTTTGGGTAATTGAATTCTATTTTTTACTCAAAAAATGGAATTCCAGGTACGGCATGTTTTTTCATTCCTTCCTCATTAATTTCTACACCAATGCCTGGTTTTTCGGAAAGAGTAATGAAGCTGTTTTCAGTTCTTGGACCATCGTAGGTCACGATATCCTTCCAAATCTCATCCGTGTCCATATAGATTTGCCATTCCATAACCTGAAAATTAGGTACCGAGGCACAAACATGACAGCTAGCCATAGCCCCCAGAAATGATGCAACCATATGAGGCGAAAAAGGCACGTAATAAAGATTAGCCAAATTAGCAATGCGCTGAGCCTCGCCTAATCCACCGGCCTTTTGTAAGTCGGGCATGATGATATCTAAAGCTCCATCAGAAAGTAGTTTTGTAAAACCGTAGGCGAGATAAATATTTTCACCAGCACAAATTGGAGTGCTTGTCTCCTGATTAATATTCTTATAGACTTCTGGGTTATCAGCAGGAACAGGTTCTTCGAGCCACATCAGGTTCAAAGGCTCATACATTTTAGCCATCTTCATCCCGGTTACAGCATCATACCTTCCGTGCATATCCACACAAATATCGATATTGGGACCTACTTCTTCTCTTACCGCCGCAATAGCATTGTACATGCGGTCAATTTCAGCTGGGTTGGCAGTCCAATTATACCGATCGTATTTATTAGGATCCCTTCCATTATCCACATCAAATTTCACTGCATTATACCCTCTATCCACGGCATCTCTTGCTGCAGCAGCATAATCTGAAGGTTCTGGATTAGTAGTAGCATAAAGCGCCGTATCGCAATAAACACGGATTTTATCCCGGAATTTGCCTCCTAAAAGTTGGTAAACCGGAACGTTAAATACCTTTCCTGTGATGTCCCAAAGTGCTGTCTCTATAGCCGTCAAAACCGCAACAAAAACACCAGACTGAGCACCTCCAAAAAAGGACCCTTTTCTTAATTGCTCTGCTAACCGATTAGGATTTAGTGGATTTTGACCCTTGATCTGATTACCGAGTCTTTTCACTAAGTAATAAGATCCATGAATGGCATCTACGGCCTCGCCACAACCCCAAACATCTTGGTTGGTATATATTTTAACATATACAGCCCCTCGAACGAAGCCGCATTTGACATCTGTAATTTTTAAATCAGATGGATTTGAAAAACTGTTTTGTTTTTGAACTGCTGCTTGTAATCCTTGGCCAAAATTGGTCATTAAACCAGCACCGGTTAATCCAAGTGCAGCTCCTTTTTGTAGGAATGATCTACGTGATTTTTTGTTATTCATGGGTGGGTATTGAGTTTACTAATAGGTTACCAGGTTCTTTTCTTTAGGATTTCCTGTATTTGTTCTTTTGCAATAGGAAGTTCGTCGATATGATCATTTAGCCATTGGGAAAAATCTTTTTCGATTTCGTCAGACCATCTGGTATCTATTTGACCAGCTGTATACTTCCCTTCTCTCAAGCGCTGATGACCAAACATATCTCGAAGGCGAACCACTTCTGAAGTAACTACTACTTTTTCGGCCAAATGTGCCGGGATAAAGGATACTCCCCCATTTCTTCCTAGGACCACATCTCCTGCCATGACTGTCACTTGATGAATTCTAGTAGGTTTATTGATTCCAATCAGCATGGTGTTTAAATCCCCGGGCTGATTATGATGGGAAGGATGATAGCTGGAAACATAAGAGGTAAATGAACCGATTTCTTTCAATCCAACTATGTCGCGTATAGCACCATCATAAACGATCCCATTTCCTGATTTGGCGTAAATCGCATTGCCTACATTATCTCCAATGGTGGGGCCACCATTATGGATTCCAAACTGATCAACCACATAGACATCTCCAGGCTGTAATAAATCTACAGGCCAGGAATTTTGACCACGCTTTCCTTCTTTTTTTCCTCGCTCATCAATGGCGTCATGGATATCAGGACGTCCGGGCATAAATGTGGCTGTCAAAGCTCTTCCCACCAAGACACTGTCTGGGTTAATGGTTAGGCCCCAACCGTCTGCATATTGATAGCGATAGCCTTCATTTTTCATAACAGCCCAGGCCTCATCATGAGTAACTTCTTTCATTCTCCTGAGAATATCATCCGATACTTTTGGCCGACCATCCTCAAACCGCTCTCCGGTCCATTTTTGGGTTAGAAAAAGCATTTCTTCTTTTGATATCTTCTGTGCAAAAGATTCTATCACAAAAAAGGATAGAACAAGTAAGATTATATAGGTTTTTGTCATTTTGGAATATAACTAATATTAAAAAAACCGAGTTTGACAATTACAAACTCGGTTCTATTTTTATTTATCCCACCAAACTTTCGTAGCTAGATTATCCGGACCTTGGGTAGAAATGGCGGCATTGACATTTTCCGAGTTGACAGAAATTTCTGAATTAGGATAAGTCAACCGGTTGATAAAATCCACTTCTTTTCCTGGAAAAGGATTAGAGTCTAGTACGGGGAATCCTGATCGGCGAAAATTTGCAAATGCTTCTGGACCATTCAAGAATGATGAAACCCAATACTGCGTGTTGATTTGTTCAAGCGCTTTGGAAGCATCAAAAGGATTAGCAGCTAGATAGGCATCAATCTCATCGGAAGGAATTGCTGAGTTCTCATCTACGAAGCCTAATTGTTCCATATGAGCTCTTACTCCAGCATTATAGTAGGATTCAACATCCCCTGTTGTAATCCAACCTCTTTGTCTGGCTTCAGCCAGCAATAGATTATTTTGAGAGGCAGTTACAAGGAAGTTTGGAGCTGTATTTTTTGCTACCCTTCTTCTGTCTGCCTGAGCAAATTCATAGAAACTTGCTAATCCAAGATCTGCAGCTGCTTTGACAGCACCCGCATTGTCATTACCCATAGGCATTCCTACATGTACACTTGCGTCGTAAGTACCGCTTGCAACTGTTTGTTCTGGACCTGACTTTGCTCCTACATAGGTAATGGCAATGGCAGAAAGTCGAGGGTCATTTTTGCTTCGTAAATAATCCACAAATGGAGCCGTCAAGTAAAAATTGGAAGCTTCGGTAGAATTAAGAAGGTTACCGATCGTATTGGTGTAGTTAGGATCATGAAGGATCACTGCATTGTCTTCATTAGATAAAATCACACCTCCCTGAAATGCTGATTGGACAACTTGTTGGGCTTTGCTAGCATCTACCTCACTCAATCTCATACCAGCTCTTAGTAATAATGAATACCCAAAGCTTTTCCATTTTTCCAAATCACCACCATACAGGATATCCGCTGTTTCTACTCTCCCAGAAAGATTCAATGCGGAAGTCGCCTCTGTCAATTCTTTAATTAAATCCTCATAAATCACTTGCTGAGAATCATAGACAGGAAGATAAACCTGTTGAGAATAACCTTGCCCACCTTCGAAATAGGGAATACTGCCGTAATCATCCGTTAAAATCATAAATGCAAAAGCCTGAATGATCCTAGTCATCTGAAGCAGATTTGATCTCTCGGGTTGATCTTGGATTCTATTAATGACATCACGCGTATTTTTGATGACATTTCGGTAATAACCCTGCCATAATTCCTGAGTGGCATTCCGGTTATCCTGATTGTAATTTGCTCCTGTCAAAACTCCTGAATTAGGAGAAATAATCTGCTGAACAACTCCAATATCATAGATCAAACTACCATTAGGATAAGCACAGCCAACGATTGCTGCATTTAATTGGAATGCAGGGTCTATGGAAGTAGCAGAAACTTTATTGGTATTCAGCTCATCGAAATTACTATCACAAGAAATCACAAAAGCTGCTGCAACTAAAAACGATATATTAATAAGTAACTTTTTCATGACTCTGGGGCTTAAAATTTGACATTTAGATTAAATCCTAACCCTCTGGTAGAAGGTAAACCTGTAGATTCCATACCGACCAAATTATCGGAAGAATACCCGAAGGATTCAGGATCTATGTTATCAACCCATTTTTTTAGCATGAGTACATTATTCGCAACAAAATTGAGTTTGACGGATTTGAAGGGCTGATTCGCTGGTAGATGTTTCGTAAAATCATATCCCAATGTGATTTGCCTCAATTTCCAGTATCCCCCATCAAAAACAACAGGTTCTACCAAAGCTTGAGATCTCACCACCTCCCAATAGGATTGTACAGGTGCCACAGCGGTATTGATTTCTCCTGCCTCATTTACACCCTCACCAACTACGCCACCTTCTCTTCCTTCCAAGGTCATTTTATGCAAACCATGTCGGACAGCATTAAAGTTGGTTCCGGAAAGCATGATGTTGCCTAACTTAAAGTCTATCAAGAAAGAAAGCATGACACCTTTGTAATTGAAAGAGTTAGTAAAACCTCCCACCCAGTTTGGCAATGCACTTCCATAATTTACTAAATCAGAAGTTCTTAATGGGATTCCGTTAGCTCCGAAAATTTTACGGCCTTGGTCATCTCTTTTGTATCCAAATCCAGCAACTTGTCCCATTTCCATTCCTACAATCTGTCGAAGTTCCCCGTTGAAAACATGGGTACCAACTGTGATTCGCTCTCCAGGTTGGTCGGTCAATAAGCTCAAAACTTCAGTTTTATTGTATGCAGCATTCATGGATGCTTCCCAAGTGAAGTCGTTAGTTTCAACAGGCACCAAAGTCAAAAGCATTTCCACTCCTTTGTTTTCACTTTTTCCACTATTAATGGAGGTGTTAACAAATCCAGAAGCATCCGAAATCTGCGCACTTACAATCTGATCAGTTGTCAACTTTCTATAAAGCGCCATATCTAGACTTACCCTGCTTTGAAACATGCTCAATTCAAACCCAATTTCCGCCTCACCGATTCTCATAGGTCTAAGGTTTGGGTTTGGAAGGTTTGTTCCATTTGGTCCTCCCACAGGCTGACCACCAAAGAGGTTATTATTGATTCCGTAAAAAAGCACATTGGAATAAGCCCCGACGTCAGCATCACTACCCACCTCAGCATAGGCGGCTCTTACTTTTCCGAAATTC
Above is a window of Algoriphagus machipongonensis DNA encoding:
- a CDS encoding RraA family protein, whose amino-acid sequence is MTSKFLQKGFIYAFALSAIMMIHSVNVEAQNVGASPEYIKALTSQWTGERFPDGRPKVSDSILERLKNISIEEAWGVLRNKGYQNQYEGDWQIMLPDEAMTGRVVTAQYMPLRPDLEKQVKDQGVEKEGRSPKGGTNSWPIDILTNGDVYVADGYGKIADGTLIGDNLGNAIYAKSQRGVVFNGSVRDQEGLSEIEGFNAWMKGQDPSYIQQMMLTSINAPIRIGRATVLPGDVVLAKKYGVIFIPAYLVEDLVLTSEVTGLRDEFGHQRLREGKYLAGQIDSQWTEEIKKDFLDWLNNYPGKLPMTKEELDNYLKERNY
- a CDS encoding mandelate racemase/muconate lactonizing enzyme family protein yields the protein MNNKKSRRSFLQKGAALGLTGAGLMTNFGQGLQAAVQKQNSFSNPSDLKITDVKCGFVRGAVYVKIYTNQDVWGCGEAVDAIHGSYYLVKRLGNQIKGQNPLNPNRLAEQLRKGSFFGGAQSGVFVAVLTAIETALWDITGKVFNVPVYQLLGGKFRDKIRVYCDTALYATTNPEPSDYAAAARDAVDRGYNAVKFDVDNGRDPNKYDRYNWTANPAEIDRMYNAIAAVREEVGPNIDICVDMHGRYDAVTGMKMAKMYEPLNLMWLEEPVPADNPEVYKNINQETSTPICAGENIYLAYGFTKLLSDGALDIIMPDLQKAGGLGEAQRIANLANLYYVPFSPHMVASFLGAMASCHVCASVPNFQVMEWQIYMDTDEIWKDIVTYDGPRTENSFITLSEKPGIGVEINEEGMKKHAVPGIPFFE
- a CDS encoding RraA family protein: MTKTYIILLVLSFFVIESFAQKISKEEMLFLTQKWTGERFEDGRPKVSDDILRRMKEVTHDEAWAVMKNEGYRYQYADGWGLTINPDSVLVGRALTATFMPGRPDIHDAIDERGKKEGKRGQNSWPVDLLQPGDVYVVDQFGIHNGGPTIGDNVGNAIYAKSGNGIVYDGAIRDIVGLKEIGSFTSYVSSYHPSHHNQPGDLNTMLIGINKPTRIHQVTVMAGDVVLGRNGGVSFIPAHLAEKVVVTSEVVRLRDMFGHQRLREGKYTAGQIDTRWSDEIEKDFSQWLNDHIDELPIAKEQIQEILKKRTW
- a CDS encoding SusD/RagB family nutrient-binding outer membrane lipoprotein, whose product is MKKLLINISFLVAAAFVISCDSNFDELNTNKVSATSIDPAFQLNAAIVGCAYPNGSLIYDIGVVQQIISPNSGVLTGANYNQDNRNATQELWQGYYRNVIKNTRDVINRIQDQPERSNLLQMTRIIQAFAFMILTDDYGSIPYFEGGQGYSQQVYLPVYDSQQVIYEDLIKELTEATSALNLSGRVETADILYGGDLEKWKSFGYSLLLRAGMRLSEVDASKAQQVVQSAFQGGVILSNEDNAVILHDPNYTNTIGNLLNSTEASNFYLTAPFVDYLRSKNDPRLSAIAITYVGAKSGPEQTVASGTYDASVHVGMPMGNDNAGAVKAAADLGLASFYEFAQADRRRVAKNTAPNFLVTASQNNLLLAEARQRGWITTGDVESYYNAGVRAHMEQLGFVDENSAIPSDEIDAYLAANPFDASKALEQINTQYWVSSFLNGPEAFANFRRSGFPVLDSNPFPGKEVDFINRLTYPNSEISVNSENVNAAISTQGPDNLATKVWWDK